From Myxococcales bacterium, a single genomic window includes:
- a CDS encoding PHP domain-containing protein, with product MSRSGISSLLPRWLAAAPSPALLLAFLGLCAVGVGACPAARPGIEAPLERGGVRVERIGRSGVPFGPRVQGLRGDYLMSNGVMSLIVRARREGPDNLAGTLVDATSSTWLDDQLNGLGLVIEVDGIETPTLARRVEVDPSGPLPRLRIVRETRDRTLIATSTIELRKGERWAEVSTRVENKDKRERGVRVGDRLAWYGAEPFAPGFGFVGEVLSGVVPWFAHPGQRQSYALAFPDGPVTVSFSRRDMGGDEQLAMGRLTKLAPGAVLVHRRRLVVAQGPLEVVAEHAWRAQGAQVGFVVGELEPAPSWAMLELRDAAGRVVSTARVNGAHFALPAPAGTYQVALRVAGGSDRQQVEVRAGASSRALMIVPTAANIHFRVVDQDGEACPARLVVRGIPPTTNPDLGPYHSASGAANVACTATGIGALTLPPGRYAVLATRGPEYDVHEETLDVTAAEGATLRATLPRVVDTSGWVAADLHLHADPSGDSDVSLPDRVTALLAEGVELAVATDHNHVTDYAPAVRGLDAGARISTLPGVEVTTSRWGHFNAYPYPSATALPSAFEATPRELLPWIRGAVPGVLIQVNHPRMGDIGYFNQVRLDANGASPDKDASLDFDLIEVWNGFDLAKLDTLDQMLAEWMHLIARGHRRTAVGNSDSHRIAYQWAGYPRTYIRTDDSRVGAIDWSSVASALRAGRVIVTSGPFIDLEVAGEPPGALVKANAGSVEIAFEVRSPPWMPIDHAEIWLDGALWRTLDRGQLARPAGPDGRVRLAFTSSVPIQKDAFLLVIVRGASTLHRVLPGTNVVPVAFTNPVLIDADGDGSFAPTPVTPPTPAPD from the coding sequence GGTGTGCGCGTCGAACGGATCGGCCGTTCGGGCGTGCCGTTTGGTCCGCGGGTCCAGGGGCTTCGGGGCGACTACCTGATGAGCAACGGGGTCATGTCCCTGATCGTCAGAGCACGGCGCGAAGGTCCGGACAATCTGGCCGGCACGCTGGTCGACGCAACCTCCTCGACCTGGCTCGACGATCAGCTGAACGGGCTCGGGCTCGTCATCGAGGTCGATGGCATCGAGACCCCGACGCTGGCACGCCGCGTCGAGGTAGACCCTTCCGGGCCTCTGCCACGGCTGCGCATCGTGCGCGAGACTCGCGACCGCACGCTCATCGCCACGTCGACCATCGAGCTCCGGAAAGGAGAGCGCTGGGCCGAAGTGAGCACGCGCGTCGAGAACAAGGACAAGCGCGAGCGCGGCGTGCGGGTTGGCGATCGCTTGGCCTGGTACGGGGCGGAGCCTTTTGCGCCGGGGTTCGGCTTCGTTGGAGAGGTCCTCTCCGGTGTCGTCCCGTGGTTTGCTCACCCCGGTCAGCGTCAATCGTACGCGCTCGCGTTTCCGGACGGGCCGGTGACGGTGAGCTTCTCGCGACGCGACATGGGCGGGGACGAACAGCTGGCCATGGGGCGACTCACGAAGCTTGCTCCGGGAGCAGTCCTCGTGCACCGCCGCCGGCTGGTGGTCGCGCAAGGCCCACTCGAAGTGGTCGCCGAGCACGCCTGGCGTGCGCAGGGGGCTCAGGTGGGTTTTGTGGTCGGTGAGCTCGAGCCCGCGCCGTCGTGGGCCATGCTCGAGCTGCGTGACGCGGCCGGGCGCGTTGTCTCGACCGCTCGCGTGAATGGGGCCCACTTCGCGCTGCCAGCGCCGGCCGGCACGTATCAGGTGGCGCTTCGGGTGGCAGGCGGAAGCGACCGGCAGCAAGTCGAGGTCAGGGCCGGAGCATCGTCGCGTGCGCTCATGATCGTGCCGACCGCAGCCAACATCCACTTCCGCGTCGTGGACCAAGACGGAGAAGCTTGTCCCGCGCGGCTTGTCGTGCGCGGGATCCCTCCAACGACGAACCCCGATCTCGGCCCGTATCACTCCGCGAGCGGCGCTGCCAACGTCGCCTGTACCGCGACGGGCATCGGAGCCCTCACCTTGCCGCCGGGCCGTTATGCGGTGCTCGCGACGCGCGGTCCCGAATACGACGTTCACGAGGAGACACTCGACGTGACCGCGGCCGAGGGCGCAACGCTTCGCGCGACGCTACCGCGCGTGGTCGACACCAGCGGCTGGGTTGCCGCGGATCTTCACCTGCACGCCGACCCGAGCGGGGACTCCGACGTCTCGCTGCCGGATCGGGTGACCGCGCTGCTGGCCGAGGGAGTCGAGCTCGCAGTGGCGACCGACCACAATCACGTCACGGACTACGCGCCGGCCGTCCGAGGGCTCGACGCCGGGGCGCGGATTTCCACGCTCCCTGGCGTCGAGGTCACCACCAGCCGCTGGGGTCACTTCAATGCCTACCCGTATCCTTCGGCCACAGCGCTCCCCTCGGCTTTCGAGGCCACGCCGCGGGAGCTCTTGCCCTGGATCCGCGGCGCGGTGCCTGGAGTGCTGATCCAGGTCAACCATCCGCGCATGGGGGACATCGGCTACTTCAATCAGGTGCGACTGGATGCAAACGGTGCCTCTCCCGACAAAGACGCCTCGCTCGACTTCGATCTGATCGAGGTCTGGAACGGCTTCGACCTGGCGAAGCTCGACACACTCGACCAGATGCTCGCCGAGTGGATGCACTTGATCGCCAGGGGCCATCGCCGAACGGCGGTCGGTAACTCGGACTCACACCGCATCGCGTACCAGTGGGCCGGTTATCCTCGCACGTACATCCGCACCGACGACTCGCGGGTCGGTGCCATCGACTGGTCGAGTGTGGCGTCCGCGCTCCGCGCCGGGCGTGTCATCGTGACGAGTGGCCCGTTCATCGACCTCGAGGTAGCGGGTGAGCCACCGGGTGCGCTGGTGAAGGCAAACGCAGGTAGCGTGGAGATCGCGTTCGAGGTGCGGTCGCCGCCCTGGATGCCGATCGATCACGCCGAGATTTGGCTCGACGGTGCGCTGTGGCGGACGCTCGACCGTGGCCAGTTGGCGCGTCCAGCGGGCCCCGATGGCCGGGTGCGACTCGCTTTCACCAGCAGTGTACCGATCCAGAAGGATGCCTTCTTGCTCGTGATCGTACGGGGAGCATCCACGCTGCACCGCGTGCTTCCGGGGACCAACGTGGTTCCGGTCGCGTTCACCAACCCGGTGTTGATTGACGCCGACGGCGACGGAAGTTTCGCGCCCACGCCAGTCACGCCGCCCACGCCCGCACCGGACTGA